One region of Pirellulales bacterium genomic DNA includes:
- a CDS encoding SWIM zinc finger family protein: MAEHGPLLTRLRDALAALDDDALAALANKGLLRRARKDLEQTPAEIVGQAFQPDAEEIQVRVGGETVFVPANPVQARCSCPAGGVCRHILAAIVHLRETATAQPEPTDAAPPAASADALFASLDDEALRRWAGKPLVRRATKALAEGLKVELDDSGPLVVRFPSRNITCRLVPGAGLAGLICSCQVPDVCEHRVAAVLAWQVAQGTRTIAAEEAVLPAADEAPRTRDEVLASVQVVLGEMFSVGLARLSTATSQRLQTLAVSCHGVQLPRLERWLTVLADETSRSLKRDAQSSAANLLEWSARVSALTAALAAPRPRLVGRHRTSYEQVGNLSLIGLGAERWSKAGYVGLTVYFWDESLGNWCSWSDTRPVNVWAFDPVRRFQEYGPWDGCSSPKVASHSRLQLTSVWRNPTGRLSGRSRTRASVLGESDPRQVPAICDWTQIGGRAQKLFGAGLSERNEQDELVHLRPSAWLPGSYDEVRQEFVRVVLDENDRALALALSFATETASAIQILEQHDATDAFGLLGRLRLRGGKLWVEPISLIGASGIVNLTLDVAQSASQPPTNPLVTVRPAKPVDESDQEPSFDEFSPDDVFLVGSSTPLGIFMSGIEAELEHVAESGSSVRRDLKPLEQAAARLDGLGLETVAASIAGLVAKLRVAPHTIGIGERAAAAAALLRAAYVVRLAIVEEALAVATAGLG, translated from the coding sequence ATGGCTGAGCACGGTCCTCTCCTGACCCGGCTGCGCGACGCGCTTGCCGCGCTCGACGACGACGCACTGGCCGCGCTGGCCAACAAGGGACTGCTGCGACGTGCCCGAAAAGACCTGGAGCAGACGCCGGCGGAAATCGTAGGTCAGGCTTTCCAGCCTGACGCCGAAGAAATCCAAGTGCGCGTGGGCGGCGAAACCGTCTTCGTGCCGGCCAACCCGGTGCAGGCGCGCTGCTCGTGTCCGGCGGGCGGCGTTTGCCGACACATTCTGGCGGCCATCGTCCATCTTCGCGAAACGGCGACCGCTCAGCCCGAACCGACGGATGCAGCGCCGCCGGCCGCTTCGGCCGACGCGTTGTTCGCCAGTCTCGACGACGAAGCCCTGCGGCGTTGGGCGGGCAAGCCGCTCGTGCGTCGCGCCACCAAGGCGCTGGCCGAGGGGCTGAAAGTCGAGTTGGACGACAGCGGGCCGCTTGTCGTGCGTTTTCCTTCGCGAAATATCACGTGCCGGCTCGTGCCGGGCGCGGGCCTCGCCGGACTCATCTGTTCTTGCCAAGTGCCCGACGTGTGCGAGCATCGCGTGGCGGCCGTGCTCGCCTGGCAAGTGGCCCAAGGCACACGGACGATTGCGGCCGAAGAAGCGGTGTTGCCAGCCGCCGACGAAGCGCCCCGCACACGCGACGAGGTGCTGGCGTCGGTCCAGGTGGTGCTGGGGGAGATGTTCAGCGTGGGGCTTGCCCGGCTTTCCACGGCCACCAGCCAGCGATTGCAGACGCTGGCCGTCTCTTGCCACGGCGTGCAGTTGCCGCGGCTGGAGCGTTGGTTGACGGTGCTGGCCGACGAAACCTCGCGATCGCTCAAACGCGACGCCCAGTCGAGCGCGGCCAACCTGTTGGAATGGTCGGCCCGCGTGTCGGCCCTGACGGCGGCGCTGGCCGCGCCCAGGCCGCGGCTGGTGGGCCGGCATCGCACGAGCTACGAGCAGGTCGGCAATCTGTCGCTGATCGGTCTGGGCGCCGAGCGTTGGTCGAAGGCCGGCTACGTCGGCTTGACGGTTTACTTTTGGGATGAATCGCTGGGCAACTGGTGCAGTTGGAGCGACACGCGGCCGGTGAATGTGTGGGCTTTTGATCCTGTGCGGCGCTTCCAGGAGTATGGCCCGTGGGACGGCTGTTCGTCGCCCAAGGTCGCCAGCCATAGCCGCCTGCAGCTCACCAGCGTCTGGCGGAATCCCACCGGCCGCTTATCGGGCCGTTCGCGCACGCGGGCCAGCGTGCTGGGCGAGAGCGACCCGCGGCAGGTTCCGGCCATCTGTGATTGGACCCAGATCGGCGGACGGGCACAAAAACTCTTCGGCGCCGGCCTGTCCGAGCGGAACGAGCAAGACGAGCTGGTGCATCTTCGGCCTAGCGCCTGGTTGCCGGGCAGTTACGACGAAGTGCGGCAGGAGTTTGTCCGCGTGGTGCTCGACGAGAACGATCGCGCTCTGGCACTGGCGCTCTCTTTCGCCACCGAGACGGCCTCGGCGATTCAGATTCTGGAGCAGCACGACGCGACGGACGCGTTTGGGCTACTGGGTCGTCTGCGGCTCAGGGGAGGCAAGCTGTGGGTCGAACCGATTTCGCTCATCGGCGCGAGCGGCATCGTCAATCTTACGCTCGACGTTGCCCAGTCCGCATCACAGCCGCCGACGAATCCGCTCGTCACGGTGCGTCCGGCCAAGCCGGTAGACGAGTCTGACCAGGAACCATCGTTCGACGAGTTTTCGCCTGACGACGTGTTCCTTGTCGGCTCGTCGACGCCTTTGGGCATTTTTATGTCGGGCATTGAGGCGGAGCTGGAACATGTGGCGGAGTCGGGCAGCTCGGTCCGTCGCGACCTCAAGCCTCTGGAGCAGGCGGCCGCACGCTTGGACGGCCTGGGGTTGGAAACCGTGGCCGCCTCGATCGCTGGGCTAGTTGCAAAACTCCGCGTCGCCCCCCACACTATTGGCATCGGCGAACGTGCAGCGGCCGCGGCCGCCCTGTTGCGTGCCGCGTATGTGGTGCGCTTGGCGATCGTCGAGGAAGCGCTGGCGGTTGCCACGGCCGGCTTGGGGTAA
- a CDS encoding VWA domain-containing protein, protein MDRVLDYLYGREYAARGVRGQGDSRLGGSEESVFTIPDWIREVRELFPADTAEVIQRHALDRYGMTELVTDFQVLAKLEPSYELLKTVLSFKGLMKGEVLEIARRIVRQVVEDLRRKLAKDVRQQLWGKLNKQRRSRLKVFKNIDFRRTIRANLKHYNRDRRQLVLETLHFFSRVDHYLHWHIIMAVDSSGSMLDSVIYSAVMAGIFKDLPSLNVNLLAFDTAIVDLSDEIVDPTELLMSVQLGGGTNIGGALGHCETLVRHPSRTIVIVVTDFFEGGPPEVMLASIKRLRESGVRVLGLAALDQTALPSYDRQMAERCVAAGAEVAALTPQRLAQWLSTVLS, encoded by the coding sequence ATGGACCGCGTGCTCGATTATCTCTACGGCCGCGAATATGCCGCGCGCGGCGTGCGCGGGCAGGGCGATTCCCGCCTCGGCGGCAGCGAGGAGAGCGTGTTTACCATCCCCGACTGGATTCGCGAAGTCCGCGAGCTGTTCCCCGCCGACACCGCCGAAGTCATTCAGCGGCACGCGCTCGACCGCTACGGCATGACCGAGCTGGTCACCGACTTCCAAGTGCTCGCCAAGCTCGAACCAAGCTACGAGCTGCTCAAGACCGTGCTCTCGTTCAAAGGGCTGATGAAGGGCGAGGTGCTCGAAATCGCCCGACGCATCGTGCGGCAGGTGGTCGAAGATCTTCGGCGAAAGCTGGCCAAGGACGTGCGGCAGCAGCTCTGGGGCAAACTCAACAAGCAACGCCGCAGCCGGCTCAAAGTGTTCAAGAACATCGACTTTCGCCGCACCATCCGGGCAAACCTCAAGCACTACAACCGCGACCGCCGCCAGCTCGTGCTGGAAACGCTGCACTTTTTTTCGCGCGTCGACCATTACCTCCACTGGCATATCATCATGGCCGTCGATTCGAGCGGCTCGATGCTCGACTCGGTGATCTATAGCGCCGTGATGGCCGGCATCTTCAAGGACCTGCCTTCGCTCAACGTGAATCTGCTGGCCTTCGATACCGCCATCGTCGATCTCTCGGACGAAATCGTCGACCCGACCGAGTTGTTGATGTCGGTGCAGTTGGGCGGCGGCACGAACATCGGCGGGGCGCTCGGCCACTGCGAAACGCTGGTCCGCCATCCCAGCCGCACGATCGTGATCGTCGTCACCGACTTTTTCGAAGGCGGCCCGCCGGAAGTCATGCTGGCCTCGATCAAGCGGCTGCGCGAGTCGGGCGTGCGCGTGCTGGGCCTGGCGGCCCTCGACCAGACGGCCCTGCCGAGCTACGACCGGCAGATGGCCGAACGCTGCGTGGCCGCCGGGGCCGAAGTCGCGGCACTCACACCTCAGAGACTCGCCCAATGGCTGAGCACGGTCCTCTCCTGA
- a CDS encoding DUF5682 family protein produces the protein MQGERIVEIPALMGAVVLSARVIYFPVRHHSPACAWHVSRLVREMRPDAVLIEGPRDASPLIPLLLHAETRMPVAIHMTYVERRPNELPERHAAYYPLCDFSPELAAMRTAAELSIPAAFIDLSFAEMVRCRQQPPPAHAVSLQGERLLTHSHFLLETCRRAGARDADDLWDTLYEVDYEQVSTEQFMRNVMAYCAVARLGYGDAELAVEGCLAREAAMAAAIDSTTGRLLVVTGGFHTVALPRTKGSLPPNVPVAAADAQVVLMRYGFEQLDRLNGYSSGMPSPEFYQRHWERRDVAGLLVELARQCRRKNLPVSTADAVAALAQVRNLAQLRSHPRPSREDLLDGIRSVFIKGADDTEGVPVLALARKLLAGDRVGNVPPEAGLPPLVHDFRRTAARLRLKLDRVDASETTLDLYRKRSHRETSRFLHRLTFLDVPFARWVRGPDFVRGERLERIQEVWNYHWSPQTESTLIERSLYGSTVEEAAANRLLEHFHEAERAGQGRRADLATELVLHACRMGLHRHTQDLLDRLHGLIAEDGAFDSLAQAMENLLLLGVSREPLEAHHLSGIDELAAAAYDRACYLLPDLATASEEQEPKLLDAMNTFYQAARTLGDTPDRQLLRWQGLEQLADATEGLASLRGAAVGLLHGDGHFSDDDLIRRLRGHLLGSKGDGAGATDFLRGLLRAARHVLWQVPGVIEAINELLKTWSEEQFVKLLPLLRLALSDLTPQECDRVAREVARLLGVERLTPPLLLDVPASEMLRGVELNRRVRESLVEDGLEAWG, from the coding sequence ATGCAAGGCGAAAGAATCGTAGAAATACCTGCGCTGATGGGCGCGGTCGTTCTCTCGGCGCGTGTGATCTACTTTCCGGTGCGGCACCACAGCCCGGCCTGTGCCTGGCACGTGAGCCGGCTGGTGCGCGAGATGCGTCCCGATGCCGTGCTCATCGAAGGCCCGCGCGACGCTTCGCCCCTCATCCCGCTGCTGCTGCACGCCGAGACGCGGATGCCCGTGGCGATCCACATGACCTACGTGGAGCGGCGGCCGAACGAGCTGCCCGAACGGCACGCGGCCTACTATCCGCTGTGCGATTTTTCGCCGGAACTGGCCGCGATGCGCACGGCCGCCGAGCTGAGCATTCCGGCCGCGTTTATCGACCTCTCGTTTGCCGAGATGGTGCGGTGCCGCCAACAGCCGCCGCCGGCCCACGCCGTTAGTCTGCAAGGCGAACGTCTGCTGACCCACAGCCATTTCCTGCTCGAAACCTGCCGCCGGGCCGGCGCCCGCGATGCCGACGATCTGTGGGACACACTTTATGAGGTCGACTACGAGCAGGTTTCGACCGAGCAGTTCATGCGTAATGTCATGGCCTATTGCGCCGTTGCCCGGCTGGGCTACGGTGACGCGGAGCTGGCGGTCGAAGGGTGCCTGGCCCGCGAGGCCGCGATGGCCGCCGCGATCGACAGCACCACGGGGCGCTTGCTCGTCGTCACCGGCGGCTTTCACACCGTCGCCCTGCCGCGGACGAAAGGCAGCCTGCCGCCCAACGTGCCGGTTGCTGCCGCCGATGCCCAGGTCGTGCTCATGCGTTACGGCTTCGAACAGCTCGACCGGCTGAACGGCTATTCCAGCGGCATGCCGTCGCCGGAGTTCTATCAGCGGCACTGGGAACGCCGCGACGTGGCCGGGCTGCTGGTCGAGCTTGCCCGGCAGTGCCGCCGCAAAAACCTGCCGGTTTCGACGGCCGACGCTGTGGCGGCCTTGGCCCAGGTCCGGAACCTAGCGCAGTTGCGTTCGCACCCTCGGCCGTCGCGCGAGGATCTGCTCGACGGCATCCGCTCGGTGTTCATCAAGGGCGCCGACGACACCGAGGGCGTACCGGTGCTGGCGCTGGCCCGCAAGCTGCTGGCGGGCGACCGCGTGGGCAACGTGCCGCCCGAAGCCGGTCTGCCGCCGCTGGTCCACGACTTTCGCCGGACGGCGGCACGGCTGCGGCTGAAGCTCGACCGCGTCGATGCCTCCGAGACGACGCTCGACCTGTATCGCAAGCGCAGCCATCGCGAAACGAGCCGCTTCTTGCACCGGCTAACGTTTCTCGATGTGCCGTTCGCCCGCTGGGTGCGCGGCCCCGATTTCGTGCGCGGCGAGCGGCTGGAACGGATTCAGGAGGTGTGGAACTATCACTGGTCGCCGCAGACGGAATCGACGCTGATCGAGCGATCACTGTACGGCTCGACGGTCGAAGAGGCCGCCGCCAACCGGCTGCTGGAGCATTTTCACGAGGCCGAGCGGGCCGGGCAAGGACGACGGGCAGACCTCGCCACTGAGCTGGTGCTGCACGCCTGCCGCATGGGCCTGCACCGCCACACGCAAGACCTGCTCGACCGCTTACACGGCCTGATCGCCGAGGACGGCGCCTTCGACTCGCTGGCGCAGGCGATGGAAAACCTGCTGCTGTTGGGCGTCTCGCGCGAGCCACTCGAAGCCCATCACCTGTCAGGCATCGACGAGCTGGCCGCGGCGGCCTACGACCGGGCGTGTTACCTATTGCCCGACCTGGCCACGGCGAGCGAAGAGCAGGAGCCGAAGCTGCTCGACGCCATGAACACGTTCTATCAGGCGGCGCGGACGTTGGGCGACACGCCTGATCGGCAGCTCCTGCGTTGGCAGGGTCTGGAGCAGCTTGCCGACGCGACGGAGGGCCTGGCTTCGTTGCGCGGCGCGGCGGTGGGACTGTTGCACGGCGACGGCCACTTCAGCGACGACGATCTCATCCGCCGTCTTCGCGGGCATCTGTTGGGCTCGAAGGGTGACGGCGCGGGAGCGACTGATTTTTTGCGCGGCCTGCTGCGTGCCGCGCGGCACGTGTTATGGCAGGTGCCGGGCGTGATCGAAGCGATCAATGAGCTGCTCAAAACATGGAGCGAGGAGCAGTTCGTCAAGTTATTGCCGCTGTTGCGTCTGGCGCTCTCGGACCTAACGCCGCAGGAGTGCGACCGCGTGGCCCGCGAGGTCGCGCGGCTGTTGGGCGTCGAGCGACTGACTCCGCCGCTCTTGCTCGACGTTCCGGCCAGCGAGATGCTGCGCGGCGTCGAACTGAACCGCCGCGTGCGCGAGTCGTTAGTGGAGGACGGGTTGGAAGCGTGGGGATGA
- a CDS encoding DUF1778 domain-containing protein — MTQHGTSTIQLDLRLSPQAEQKLEAAANVAQRSVAEFVLESALIRADETLADRTRFGLDADHWKAFVEALDAEPRDLPRLQRLFQEGSVFEASGTP; from the coding sequence ATGACTCAGCACGGCACATCGACCATCCAACTCGACCTTCGCCTGTCGCCGCAAGCCGAGCAAAAGCTTGAGGCGGCGGCCAACGTTGCCCAGCGTTCGGTGGCTGAATTTGTCTTAGAAAGCGCACTGATCCGCGCCGATGAAACGCTAGCGGATCGCACTCGCTTTGGCCTAGATGCGGATCATTGGAAGGCGTTTGTTGAGGCGCTCGACGCGGAGCCTCGCGACCTGCCGCGCCTACAGCGATTGTTCCAAGAGGGAAGCGTCTTTGAGGCGAGTGGGACTCCGTGA
- a CDS encoding GNAT family N-acetyltransferase yields the protein MSAPLAIEKLRADHNVADFDCGHEELNRFLVRFALTNQQAGAAQTYVAVSDQTIVGYYSLAVGEVAYDDAPNRPGKGLAHHPIPIMLLARLAVSTAWQGRGLGSGMLKDAMRRTPQAADIAGIRAIAVHAKDETARSFYAHFGFVPSPTDPLHLFLLIKDIRRIASN from the coding sequence GTGAGCGCTCCCCTCGCTATCGAAAAGCTCCGCGCCGATCACAACGTCGCCGACTTCGACTGCGGGCATGAAGAGTTGAATCGATTCCTCGTTCGATTCGCTTTGACTAATCAGCAAGCGGGCGCCGCGCAGACGTATGTGGCCGTTTCGGACCAGACCATCGTGGGCTACTATTCACTGGCGGTTGGCGAGGTTGCCTACGACGACGCGCCGAACCGCCCTGGCAAAGGCTTGGCTCATCACCCAATCCCGATCATGCTGCTCGCGCGACTCGCCGTGAGCACGGCCTGGCAGGGCCGCGGCCTCGGTTCTGGGATGCTCAAAGATGCCATGCGCCGGACACCCCAAGCGGCGGATATTGCAGGTATTCGCGCCATCGCCGTGCATGCCAAAGACGAGACGGCGCGAAGCTTTTACGCGCACTTTGGCTTCGTGCCGTCGCCCACCGATCCGTTGCACTTATTCCTGCTAATCAAAGATATTCGCCGGATTGCTAGCAATTGA
- a CDS encoding AAA family ATPase, whose amino-acid sequence MMANDVKVLRPPAEVLYADELAALAKADRDPRPPGWKLSPRAVRSFICGGKKPAIERKFFGDDVLVERAIVGLAGNRGLLLVGEPGTAKSMLSELLAAAVSGCSTNTIQGTAGTTEDQIKYSWNYALLLAEGPSPRALVPGALHVGMSQGVLVRFEEITRCPPEIQDTLVSVLSDKLMTIPELHGADRVLLARPGFNVIATANIRDRGVHEMSSALKRRFNFETVHPIGELDQEVKLVLTECQRLLQESSVEVTIDREVIELLVTTFQDLRAGVTAEGVQIERPSTVMSTAEAVSVGLQAGLDAFYYGERRLTPEFIGRHLAGSAIKDDADDLKKLKHYFDVVVRERSKTKGGVWESFLKSRKYLR is encoded by the coding sequence ATGATGGCGAACGATGTAAAAGTGTTGCGGCCGCCCGCCGAGGTGCTCTACGCCGATGAGCTGGCTGCGCTGGCCAAGGCCGACCGCGATCCGCGGCCGCCTGGCTGGAAGCTGTCGCCACGCGCCGTCCGCAGCTTTATCTGCGGCGGAAAGAAGCCGGCCATCGAGCGAAAGTTTTTTGGCGACGACGTGCTGGTCGAACGGGCCATCGTCGGGCTGGCCGGCAACCGCGGACTGTTGCTGGTCGGCGAACCGGGCACGGCCAAGTCGATGCTCTCCGAATTGTTGGCCGCCGCCGTCTCCGGCTGCTCCACGAATACCATCCAAGGCACCGCCGGCACTACCGAAGATCAGATCAAGTACTCGTGGAATTACGCGCTGCTGTTGGCCGAAGGACCTTCGCCCAGGGCGCTCGTGCCCGGTGCGCTCCACGTCGGCATGAGCCAGGGCGTGCTCGTGCGGTTTGAGGAGATCACCCGCTGCCCGCCGGAAATTCAAGACACGCTGGTGAGCGTGCTCTCCGACAAGCTGATGACCATTCCCGAGCTTCACGGCGCGGACCGCGTGCTGCTGGCCCGGCCGGGATTCAACGTGATTGCCACGGCCAATATCCGCGATCGCGGCGTTCACGAGATGTCGAGCGCGCTGAAGCGGCGGTTCAACTTCGAAACCGTCCATCCCATCGGCGAACTGGATCAAGAGGTGAAGCTGGTCTTGACCGAATGCCAGCGGCTGCTGCAAGAGTCGTCGGTCGAGGTGACGATCGACCGCGAGGTGATCGAGCTGCTGGTCACGACGTTTCAAGACCTGCGGGCGGGCGTCACGGCCGAGGGGGTGCAGATCGAGCGGCCGTCGACGGTGATGTCGACCGCCGAGGCCGTCTCGGTCGGACTGCAAGCCGGCCTCGACGCTTTTTATTACGGCGAGCGGCGACTGACGCCCGAATTCATCGGACGGCACCTGGCGGGCTCGGCCATCAAAGACGACGCCGACGACTTGAAGAAGCTCAAGCACTACTTCGACGTCGTCGTCCGCGAGCGGAGCAAAACCAAAGGCGGCGTATGGGAGAGCTTCTTGAAATCGCGGAAGTATCTGCGGTGA
- a CDS encoding phytanoyl-CoA dioxygenase family protein gives MPQKPLSATELAAYERDGYLLLRSLFDAEEMAILLDYARNDERMMASAYGRKDATGHETRLALWNEPGENLYGLFSRSPRIVDRAEQLLGGEVYHYHTKMMLKEPFVGGAWEWHQDYGYWYNNGCLYPLMLSCLIAVDRANRENGCLQVLKGSHLLGRIDHGKTGDQTGADAERVEAAIERLELVYVEAQPGDALFFHCNLLHRSDQNLSPQPRWSLICCYNAARNDPYKESRHPRYTPLVKAADSSIKEWRSQGERIQNPKLKIQNGPV, from the coding sequence ATGCCCCAAAAACCTCTTTCCGCCACCGAACTGGCCGCCTATGAACGCGACGGCTATCTTTTGCTGCGCTCGCTGTTCGACGCCGAAGAAATGGCCATCCTGCTCGATTACGCCCGAAATGACGAAAGGATGATGGCCAGTGCCTATGGCCGCAAAGATGCCACCGGCCACGAGACGCGGCTGGCGCTCTGGAACGAGCCGGGCGAAAACCTCTACGGGCTGTTCTCGCGGTCGCCGCGGATCGTCGATCGCGCCGAGCAGCTTCTGGGCGGCGAGGTGTACCACTATCACACCAAGATGATGCTCAAAGAGCCGTTCGTCGGCGGCGCCTGGGAATGGCACCAGGACTACGGCTATTGGTACAATAACGGCTGTCTCTATCCGCTCATGCTGAGCTGCCTGATCGCGGTCGACCGGGCCAACCGCGAGAACGGCTGCCTGCAGGTGCTCAAAGGTTCGCACCTCCTGGGCCGCATCGACCACGGCAAGACCGGCGACCAGACGGGCGCCGATGCGGAACGCGTCGAAGCGGCCATTGAGCGGCTGGAGCTGGTCTACGTCGAGGCCCAGCCGGGCGACGCCCTCTTTTTTCACTGCAATCTGCTGCACCGCTCCGACCAGAACCTTTCGCCGCAGCCCCGCTGGTCGCTGATCTGCTGCTACAATGCCGCGCGGAACGACCCCTACAAAGAGTCGCGGCACCCACGGTATACGCCGTTGGTCAAGGCGGCGGATTCGTCGATCAAAGAATGGCGGAGTCAGGGAGAGCGAATCCAAAATCCAAAATTGAAAATCCAAAATGGCCCAGTATGA